Proteins from one Caldilineales bacterium genomic window:
- a CDS encoding YfhO family protein — protein MFLLFAVLYLLALGWVAWRRRSLLLDVLAPGLLAVFTLAFFWRLVSGDVFMPADGGDLGSFLFPTYSFIQQSLRQGVWPLWNPHLFGGTPFVAEVQSGILYPPHLLRFWLGPGLRYADMQWLVLLHIWWAGTTTYLLGRGLKLGRWGALFAATAFMFSDLFIVHFGNLNLIAVASWLPLALWGVDRSLQQGGGGAWRWAAVAGLALGVGSLAGHPQMTLFSLMAAAMWVGLWLILSRNNGKPPWRRAVITLVITSGVTVGLMAPLLLPGFEFARLSERAEWRYAETVAYSLSPAQLIGLILPNFFGRGPALHWGLWPRVEAGYVGILTLLLAVLGVLLRRDRRSWLLVGLAALALAFSLGVYSIIHGWLTWLLPGLEQLRAPARFIFVFDLSLALLAGRGLQAMMEAWSEADRAAFAAFWRFCRTLLIILIAVAIPLIYAVLLLTQDAAAAQHLRASIVTIALMQFALFFVAGLALLYARYRGWIRPGLFAALAVALVLVDLASLGAYEDISSDEPTANFYRQALVDFLATDPDLYRLDARTDIDALWQPDTAQLHGLYDVWGVANPLTLGYYVDYWNAVGSRSTDLYALLNTKYVLGRKDVTLDWQVWELVFDGDPDLNLYRNRRFQPRAHLLGRATPVPDLAAARAAVRSPAFQPLAEAALEGGEAQNGPGGSATVASQRANDMRLMTDSSAPDVLLVSQTWYPGWEARIDGGAWQPVLRADGVWQAVQVPAGQHQVELRFRSRPFVVGLLVAAGVLLAMGGGWVGERARGRR, from the coding sequence ATGTTTCTCCTTTTCGCCGTGCTCTATCTGCTGGCGCTGGGATGGGTGGCCTGGCGGCGCCGCTCGCTCCTGCTCGATGTCCTCGCACCCGGTCTGTTGGCCGTCTTCACGCTCGCCTTCTTCTGGCGACTGGTGAGCGGGGATGTCTTTATGCCTGCCGATGGCGGCGACCTGGGCAGCTTCCTGTTCCCCACCTATTCGTTCATTCAACAGAGCCTGCGCCAGGGGGTGTGGCCGCTGTGGAACCCGCACCTGTTCGGCGGGACGCCGTTCGTGGCTGAGGTGCAGTCGGGTATCCTCTATCCGCCGCACTTGCTGCGCTTCTGGCTGGGGCCGGGGTTGCGCTACGCCGACATGCAATGGCTGGTCTTGTTGCACATCTGGTGGGCGGGGACGACGACCTACCTGCTGGGCCGGGGGCTGAAACTGGGCCGATGGGGGGCCTTGTTTGCGGCGACGGCTTTTATGTTCAGCGACTTGTTCATCGTTCATTTCGGTAACCTGAACTTGATTGCGGTGGCAAGCTGGCTGCCGCTGGCTCTGTGGGGCGTGGATCGCAGCCTGCAGCAAGGCGGGGGCGGGGCCTGGCGCTGGGCGGCTGTGGCCGGGTTGGCGCTGGGGGTTGGCTCGCTGGCCGGGCATCCGCAGATGACGCTCTTCAGCCTGATGGCGGCGGCGATGTGGGTGGGCCTGTGGTTGATCCTGTCCCGGAACAACGGCAAGCCGCCCTGGCGAAGGGCCGTGATCACGCTTGTGATCACCTCCGGGGTGACGGTGGGCCTGATGGCCCCTTTGCTGCTCCCTGGCTTCGAGTTCGCCCGGTTGAGCGAGCGGGCCGAGTGGCGCTACGCCGAGACGGTCGCTTATTCGCTCTCGCCCGCCCAACTGATCGGTCTCATCCTGCCGAACTTTTTCGGTCGTGGCCCGGCCCTGCACTGGGGCCTGTGGCCGCGGGTCGAGGCGGGCTATGTCGGCATCCTCACCTTGCTGCTGGCGGTCCTCGGCGTTCTGCTGCGCCGCGACCGGCGGAGTTGGCTGCTGGTGGGGCTGGCGGCGCTGGCGTTGGCTTTCAGCCTCGGCGTCTACAGCATCATTCATGGCTGGCTGACCTGGCTGCTGCCCGGTCTGGAACAACTGCGCGCCCCGGCCCGTTTCATCTTTGTCTTCGACCTCAGCCTGGCCTTGCTGGCGGGGCGCGGGTTGCAGGCGATGATGGAGGCGTGGTCGGAGGCGGACAGGGCCGCTTTCGCCGCTTTTTGGCGCTTCTGCCGCACGCTGCTCATCATCCTCATCGCCGTTGCCATCCCCCTGATTTACGCCGTGCTCCTCCTCACGCAAGATGCCGCAGCCGCCCAGCACTTGCGTGCCAGCATCGTCACCATTGCCCTCATGCAGTTCGCCCTCTTCTTTGTGGCCGGGTTGGCGCTGCTTTATGCCCGCTACCGGGGCTGGATACGGCCGGGTTTGTTCGCAGCTCTGGCTGTGGCCCTGGTGCTCGTCGATCTGGCTTCGTTGGGGGCGTATGAGGATATTTCGAGCGACGAACCGACGGCGAATTTCTACCGCCAGGCTCTTGTCGATTTCCTGGCCACCGACCCCGATCTCTATCGCCTCGACGCCCGCACCGACATCGACGCCCTCTGGCAGCCTGATACGGCCCAGTTGCATGGTCTGTACGATGTCTGGGGCGTCGCCAATCCCCTGACCCTGGGCTATTATGTGGATTATTGGAACGCCGTGGGCAGCCGCAGCACCGATTTGTATGCCTTGCTCAATACGAAATATGTGCTGGGGCGCAAGGATGTGACGCTCGATTGGCAGGTGTGGGAGCTGGTCTTCGATGGCGACCCCGACCTGAACCTGTATCGCAACCGGCGTTTCCAGCCCCGCGCCCACCTGCTGGGCCGGGCGACGCCGGTTCCCGACCTGGCGGCGGCACGGGCGGCGGTGCGTTCCCCGGCTTTCCAGCCGCTGGCGGAGGCGGCGCTGGAGGGTGGGGAAGCGCAGAACGGGCCGGGCGGCAGCGCGACGGTGGCTTCACAGCGCGCCAATGATATGCGGCTGATGACCGATTCGTCGGCGCCGGATGTGCTTTTGGTTAGCCAGACCTGGTATCCGGGCTGGGAGGCAAGGATTGACGGGGGGGCCTGGCAGCCGGTGTTGCGGGCCGATGGCGTCTGGCAGGCGGTGCAGGTGCCGGCTGGCCAGCATCAGGTGGAGCTGCGGTTTCGTTCACGACCGTTCGTCGTCGGTTTGCTGGTGGCGGCGGGGGTGTTGCTGGCGATGGGCGGGGGATGGGTCGGGGAGAGGGCGCGGGGACGACGGTAG
- a CDS encoding NAD(P)H-hydrate dehydratase, whose translation MKIVTVAQMVAMEQATDAAGFSYEQMMAAAGRALAAATAETIAGQGPLTAPILFLIGPGNNGGDGLVACAHLQGLGAPARPYIWKRKREGDPLLEAVKNVAWAEQDSDYVKLVEMVEHAGVIVDALLGTGATRPIGGDLADLLRAVHDALETRHRAQPGLFDPARPTAPARPLVIACDCPSGLNCDTGGLDPLALSADQTVTFALPKAGHFLQPGASACGQLTIADIGIDRRLAPTDAPDLLTPAEVAALLPARPAAGHKGTFGTALIVAGSRNYPGAAAIACQSAYRAGAGLVRLAATAPVGQLVADHLPEAVHSPLPSHPLADDEQAAAALSPAALPPLRHLLPAADALLVGPGLGARPETFAFVRRLLLAEAGNPPELPPLLADADALNALADQPDGPALLPPGSILTPHPGEMARLTGLSTKEINANRWQVARRFAAAWGQIVVLKGAFTAVAHPDGALAISPFADAALATAGSGDALAGAIVGLLAQGLDTWAAARAGVYLHALAGRLAAQSLGPTLLASDIAHHLTPAWAQMQRLV comes from the coding sequence ATGAAGATCGTCACCGTCGCCCAGATGGTCGCGATGGAACAGGCGACCGACGCCGCCGGCTTCAGCTACGAGCAGATGATGGCTGCCGCCGGCCGCGCCCTGGCTGCCGCGACGGCGGAAACCATCGCGGGACAAGGCCCGCTCACCGCCCCCATCCTCTTCCTCATCGGCCCCGGCAACAATGGCGGCGATGGCCTGGTGGCCTGCGCTCACTTGCAGGGACTCGGCGCGCCCGCCCGGCCGTACATCTGGAAACGCAAGCGAGAGGGCGATCCGCTGCTGGAGGCGGTGAAGAATGTCGCCTGGGCGGAGCAGGATTCAGATTATGTCAAATTAGTGGAGATGGTCGAGCATGCCGGGGTCATTGTCGATGCCCTGTTGGGAACCGGCGCCACTCGCCCCATCGGCGGCGACCTGGCCGACCTGCTGCGGGCCGTGCACGATGCCCTGGAAACCCGCCATCGCGCCCAACCCGGCCTTTTCGACCCCGCCCGGCCCACCGCGCCCGCCCGGCCGCTGGTCATCGCCTGCGACTGTCCCAGCGGGCTGAACTGCGACACCGGCGGCCTCGACCCCCTGGCCCTGTCCGCCGACCAGACCGTGACCTTCGCCCTACCCAAAGCCGGGCATTTCTTGCAGCCCGGTGCTTCAGCTTGCGGACAACTGACCATCGCCGACATCGGCATCGACCGGCGGCTCGCTCCTACCGACGCCCCCGACCTGCTCACCCCCGCCGAAGTTGCCGCCCTCCTCCCCGCTCGTCCGGCCGCCGGGCACAAAGGCACCTTCGGCACGGCCCTGATCGTGGCCGGCAGCCGCAACTATCCGGGGGCCGCCGCCATCGCCTGTCAGTCGGCCTACCGGGCCGGGGCCGGGCTGGTGCGGCTGGCGGCCACCGCCCCGGTCGGGCAGTTGGTGGCCGACCACTTGCCCGAAGCCGTGCATTCCCCCCTGCCCTCGCACCCCCTGGCCGACGACGAACAAGCTGCGGCTGCGCTCTCGCCCGCCGCTCTGCCCCCGCTGCGCCACCTGCTCCCTGCCGCCGATGCCCTCCTGGTCGGCCCCGGCCTGGGTGCTCGGCCCGAGACCTTCGCCTTCGTCCGGCGGCTGCTGCTGGCCGAAGCCGGGAACCCGCCGGAGCTACCGCCGCTGTTGGCCGACGCCGACGCACTCAACGCCCTGGCCGATCAGCCTGATGGCCCCGCCCTGCTGCCACCCGGCAGCATCCTCACCCCCCACCCCGGCGAGATGGCCCGGCTGACCGGTCTGAGTACGAAGGAGATCAACGCCAACCGCTGGCAGGTCGCCCGGCGTTTTGCCGCTGCCTGGGGGCAGATCGTAGTGCTCAAGGGCGCCTTCACGGCCGTCGCCCACCCCGACGGCGCCCTGGCCATCAGCCCCTTTGCCGACGCCGCCCTGGCCACGGCCGGTTCGGGCGATGCCCTGGCGGGCGCCATTGTTGGCTTGCTGGCGCAAGGGCTGGATACCTGGGCAGCGGCCCGCGCCGGCGTCTATCTCCATGCCCTGGCCGGGCGGCTGGCGGCCCAATCACTCGGCCCCACCCTGCTGGCCTCCGACATCGCCCACCATCTCACACCAGCCTGGGCGCAGATGCAGCGCCTGGTCTGA
- a CDS encoding DUF4910 domain-containing protein: MHLPTLFHTLQGAISGEAAKRYVAEISRHHRVQASPGYRAAAEWLAATLQAHGLQAEIERFPATAYDHFWAQPSFQEWRCQTATLDWLRGPGEAERMCDFRAMALAVIQRSEAVNGEFQVIDVGDGQQADYEGRDVAGKLVLSRAAVRDTYRRAVAERGAAGILFDHIDATVPGRSRADLPDARQYASFWWQPELARSWGFVLSPRQGDAIRAALTRGETVHMAAHIEAEFVDGEFEVVVATLPASGEDEQAVLGLAHLCHPQGFANDNASGAACLLETALTLARLVASGELPPPRRTLTFLWMPEMTGTFAWLSAHADAIPSFVAGINLDMVGERQETTGSAMLIERPPEAMASFAPILLERMREELFHEQSSHGHTDGYPLFRHAVVSFSGGSDHAITSDPAVGIPTPMLLQWPDRFYHTTADTLEHVDPRSLQRAGAVAGSYLYWLAQAGPREARWLGWEMVARYERRLSRESQDEATRLLALRPSERSQGWRRLNEVAAFRQERAVAALQTLGRLADVDAHLPGWRSQVEEITGFLLDHCRQQIQPGAESALVTETAAAADPEASLIPVRHYRGPMMEMMPPLSGLGLDDEDAAAWSRLHEEISDWESWRQYAEFWADGRRTLAEIARLVELETGRALGPAFATYFRLLEKAGLVRMEGRA; encoded by the coding sequence ATGCACCTCCCCACCCTCTTCCACACCCTCCAGGGCGCCATCTCTGGCGAGGCTGCCAAACGCTATGTGGCCGAGATCAGCCGCCACCACCGGGTGCAAGCCAGCCCCGGCTATCGGGCTGCGGCCGAATGGCTGGCCGCCACCCTGCAAGCCCACGGCCTCCAGGCCGAAATCGAGCGTTTCCCGGCCACCGCATACGACCACTTCTGGGCGCAGCCATCCTTCCAGGAATGGCGCTGTCAGACGGCCACACTCGACTGGCTGCGTGGGCCGGGCGAGGCCGAGCGGATGTGCGACTTCCGCGCCATGGCCCTGGCGGTCATCCAGCGCAGCGAGGCCGTGAACGGCGAGTTCCAGGTCATCGATGTAGGCGACGGCCAACAGGCCGACTATGAAGGCCGGGATGTGGCCGGAAAACTGGTGCTGAGCCGGGCGGCCGTGCGCGACACCTATCGCCGGGCCGTGGCCGAGCGAGGCGCCGCCGGCATCCTCTTCGACCACATCGACGCCACCGTGCCTGGCCGCAGCCGCGCCGACCTGCCCGACGCCCGCCAGTATGCTTCATTCTGGTGGCAGCCGGAGCTGGCCAGGAGCTGGGGCTTTGTCCTCAGCCCGCGGCAGGGCGACGCCATCCGCGCCGCCCTGACCAGAGGCGAGACCGTGCACATGGCGGCCCACATCGAAGCCGAGTTCGTGGACGGCGAGTTCGAGGTCGTCGTCGCCACCCTCCCCGCCAGCGGGGAAGACGAACAGGCCGTGCTAGGCCTCGCCCACCTCTGCCATCCCCAGGGCTTCGCCAACGACAACGCCTCCGGCGCCGCCTGCCTGCTGGAGACGGCCCTCACCCTCGCCCGCCTGGTCGCCTCCGGCGAACTCCCCCCGCCGCGGCGAACCCTCACCTTTTTGTGGATGCCGGAGATGACCGGGACCTTCGCCTGGCTGTCCGCCCATGCCGACGCCATCCCCAGCTTCGTGGCCGGGATCAACCTGGACATGGTGGGCGAGCGACAGGAAACGACCGGGAGCGCCATGCTCATCGAGCGCCCGCCCGAAGCGATGGCCTCGTTTGCCCCGATTCTATTGGAGCGGATGCGCGAGGAGTTGTTCCACGAACAAAGCTCGCACGGCCACACCGATGGCTATCCCCTGTTTCGCCACGCCGTCGTCTCCTTCAGCGGCGGCAGCGACCACGCCATCACCTCCGACCCGGCGGTGGGCATCCCCACGCCCATGCTCCTCCAATGGCCCGACCGGTTCTACCACACCACCGCCGACACGCTCGAACATGTCGATCCGCGCTCGTTGCAGCGGGCCGGGGCGGTGGCGGGCAGCTATCTCTACTGGCTGGCGCAGGCCGGCCCGCGCGAGGCCCGCTGGCTGGGCTGGGAGATGGTCGCCCGCTACGAGCGCCGCCTGAGCCGCGAAAGCCAGGACGAGGCCACCCGATTGCTGGCTCTCCGGCCCAGCGAACGCAGCCAGGGCTGGCGGCGGCTGAACGAGGTCGCCGCCTTCCGCCAGGAGCGGGCCGTGGCCGCCCTGCAGACGCTGGGCCGGCTGGCCGATGTCGATGCTCATCTGCCCGGCTGGCGATCCCAGGTCGAAGAGATCACGGGCTTTCTCCTCGATCACTGCCGCCAGCAGATCCAGCCTGGCGCCGAATCAGCCCTGGTCACAGAGACGGCCGCAGCGGCTGACCCGGAGGCGTCGCTGATCCCCGTCCGCCACTACCGCGGCCCCATGATGGAGATGATGCCGCCGCTTTCGGGCCTGGGGCTGGACGACGAAGATGCCGCCGCCTGGTCGCGGCTGCACGAGGAAATCTCGGATTGGGAGAGCTGGCGACAATACGCCGAATTCTGGGCCGACGGGCGGCGGACCCTGGCCGAGATCGCCCGGCTGGTGGAGCTGGAGACGGGCCGGGCGCTCGGCCCGGCCTTCGCAACCTACTTCCGGCTGCTGGAAAAGGCGGGCCTGGTGCGGATGGAGGGGCGCGCATGA
- a CDS encoding inositol monophosphatase — protein MKPIDPAVLPISPAFAHAAALVTAIDLAQRAGDLLLTIHQRGPRRVERKSTGVDLLTEADLASQELIVAGLRAAFPDHGLMAEEKGDDRAAASGALWLVDPLDGTTNFAHRFPVFAVSIALWVDGEPQVGVVRDVVRGRSYWAAAGQGAWMDLERRLQVSQTAELGQSLLATGFPYSRATNPDNNLAEFCHLMPRTRGVRRAGSAALDMAWLADGRLDGYWEAGLSPWDWAAGLLLVREAGGLISDYQGQPWQMGKKQFVASNGSLHPALLDAIQTARQLLGSTPSSMVE, from the coding sequence ATGAAGCCCATCGACCCCGCTGTTCTCCCCATCAGCCCGGCCTTTGCCCATGCCGCTGCCCTGGTCACGGCCATCGACCTGGCCCAACGCGCTGGCGACCTCCTCCTGACCATCCATCAGCGCGGCCCGCGGCGGGTCGAGCGCAAGAGCACGGGCGTGGATCTGCTGACCGAAGCCGATCTGGCCAGCCAGGAACTCATCGTCGCCGGGCTGCGCGCCGCCTTCCCCGACCATGGGCTCATGGCCGAAGAAAAGGGCGACGACCGGGCGGCGGCCAGCGGCGCGCTGTGGTTGGTGGATCCGTTGGATGGCACCACCAACTTCGCTCACCGATTCCCGGTTTTCGCCGTCTCCATCGCCTTGTGGGTGGATGGCGAGCCGCAAGTGGGTGTGGTGCGGGATGTGGTGCGCGGGCGAAGCTATTGGGCTGCGGCCGGGCAGGGCGCCTGGATGGATCTGGAGCGGCGTTTGCAGGTCTCGCAGACGGCGGAACTGGGACAAAGCCTGCTGGCCACCGGCTTCCCCTACTCGCGCGCCACCAACCCCGACAACAACCTGGCCGAATTCTGCCATCTGATGCCGCGCACGCGCGGGGTGCGTCGTGCCGGCTCGGCCGCCCTCGACATGGCCTGGCTGGCCGATGGCCGGCTGGATGGCTACTGGGAAGCGGGGCTGTCGCCGTGGGATTGGGCGGCGGGGCTGCTGCTGGTGCGCGAAGCCGGGGGCCTAATCAGCGATTACCAGGGCCAACCGTGGCAGATGGGCAAGAAACAGTTCGTCGCCAGCAATGGCTCCCTCCACCCCGCCCTCCTCGATGCCATCCAGACGGCGCGGCAGCTGCTAGGATCGACGCCGTCATCGATGGTAGAATAG
- a CDS encoding tetratricopeptide repeat protein, with protein MYVTDSRRQKQKQRRNRLLALLALILFVALLIVRQPGLIPNPFQPTPTPTVSPANFLLTADVAYQEGRLADAISAYKDYLALTPDDGDTWAQLARLQIWAGDTAASLDSARQAYKLDEENPFNMAVLGWALDWNKDYDAAVKLAINAVDRDPQMAEARAYLSEIYADLGNWPRALEEAQEAVRLDPQSPEGHRALGYAYNVKGEYKKSIAAYDAAIQSAPQLARLYYEQGQNYVAEGDYDRAVEAYRRAIKANPNYAAAYDALGWAYYYEDDPERAIIELERAVALDPTMPEAWSHLGMALYRRQRYEDAVAPLSKGVELGADNEGYYFTLGLAYLYGEPRNCEQARIWFQRALDKNPTSQPALVGLQTCSD; from the coding sequence ATGTACGTAACTGATAGCCGCAGGCAAAAGCAAAAGCAGCGCCGAAACCGCCTTCTCGCCCTCCTGGCGCTGATACTTTTCGTCGCCTTGCTGATCGTGCGCCAGCCGGGGCTGATCCCCAACCCCTTCCAACCCACTCCCACCCCCACCGTCTCGCCCGCCAACTTCCTCCTGACGGCCGATGTCGCCTATCAGGAGGGGCGACTGGCCGACGCCATCAGCGCCTACAAGGACTATCTGGCCCTGACGCCCGACGATGGCGACACCTGGGCGCAGTTAGCCCGGCTGCAAATCTGGGCCGGCGACACCGCCGCCAGCCTGGACAGCGCCCGCCAGGCGTACAAGCTGGACGAGGAGAACCCGTTCAACATGGCTGTGCTCGGCTGGGCGTTGGACTGGAACAAGGACTATGATGCGGCCGTCAAGCTGGCCATCAATGCTGTCGACCGCGACCCGCAGATGGCCGAGGCCAGGGCCTATCTTTCCGAAATCTACGCCGATCTGGGTAATTGGCCGCGCGCCCTCGAAGAAGCGCAGGAAGCCGTGCGGCTCGACCCGCAAAGCCCCGAAGGACACCGGGCCTTGGGCTATGCTTACAATGTGAAGGGCGAGTACAAGAAGTCGATTGCCGCCTATGACGCCGCCATCCAGTCCGCCCCGCAGTTGGCACGGCTGTATTACGAGCAGGGCCAAAACTACGTAGCCGAGGGAGACTACGATCGGGCGGTAGAAGCCTATCGGCGGGCGATCAAGGCCAACCCCAACTATGCCGCCGCCTACGACGCCCTCGGTTGGGCCTACTACTACGAAGACGACCCCGAACGGGCTATCATCGAATTGGAGCGGGCCGTCGCCCTCGACCCCACCATGCCCGAAGCCTGGTCGCATTTGGGCATGGCGCTCTACCGCCGCCAGCGTTACGAAGACGCGGTCGCGCCGCTCAGCAAGGGCGTCGAATTGGGCGCCGACAACGAGGGGTACTACTTCACGCTCGGCCTGGCCTATCTCTATGGCGAGCCGCGCAACTGCGAACAAGCCAGGATCTGGTTCCAACGGGCCTTGGACAAGAACCCCACCTCACAGCCGGCGCTGGTGGGGCTACAGACCTGCTCAGATTGA
- the groES gene encoding co-chaperone GroES: MKLRPLGDRVVVLPLEKESRTPSGIVLPESAKEKPQEGRIVAVGAGNRNDKGERVAVDLKVDDVVLYAKYAGTEVKLDDAKYLILRESDVLAVVES; the protein is encoded by the coding sequence ATGAAACTTCGTCCTCTGGGCGACCGCGTGGTCGTCCTCCCCCTGGAGAAGGAATCGCGCACGCCGTCCGGCATTGTGCTACCTGAATCGGCCAAAGAAAAGCCGCAAGAAGGCCGCATCGTGGCCGTGGGCGCGGGCAACCGCAACGACAAAGGCGAACGCGTCGCTGTCGATCTCAAGGTCGACGATGTCGTGCTGTACGCCAAGTATGCCGGCACCGAAGTCAAGCTCGATGACGCCAAGTACCTGATTCTGCGCGAATCCGACGTGCTGGCCGTGGTCGAATCCTGA
- the groL gene encoding chaperonin GroEL (60 kDa chaperone family; promotes refolding of misfolded polypeptides especially under stressful conditions; forms two stacked rings of heptamers to form a barrel-shaped 14mer; ends can be capped by GroES; misfolded proteins enter the barrel where they are refolded when GroES binds) — protein MAKQIMFGEDARKELKKGVDTLANSVKITLGPKGRNVALDKKWGAPTVTHDGVSVAKEIELEEPYQNMGAQLLKEAATKTNDVAGDGTTTATVLAQAIVTEGLRNVAAGANPMLLKRGIEKGSAAVSKAITDMAIPISTYDRIAAVAAISAQDQEIGRLIADVMDKVGKDGVITVEEGKSLGFETEYVEGMQFDRGYISPYFITSPERMEAVLEDPYILIHDKKISAAQDLVPALEKLIQIGKRNLVIIAEDIDGEALATLVLNKLRGVFNVLAVKAPGFGDRRKAMLQDLAILTGGTVITEELGRKLDTVTIADLGRADKVVANKDETTVVGGAGSDAEIQGRINQIRVEIDASTSDYDREKLQERLAKLAGGVAIIKVGAGTEVELKEKKHRVEDALSATRAAVEEGIVPGGGVTLIRAAGALDAVDGDTTGDVRTGVRILRRALEEPMRWIVQNAGYDGAVVVEEVRRRNGANEMTVGFDVMAESYVNMVEVGIIDPAKVTRSAVENAASIAAMILTTEALVTDIPEKEKPMPGGPPGGGMGGMDF, from the coding sequence ATGGCTAAGCAGATTATGTTCGGTGAAGACGCCCGCAAAGAACTAAAGAAGGGCGTCGACACCCTGGCCAATTCGGTCAAGATCACCCTCGGCCCCAAGGGCCGCAATGTTGCTCTCGACAAGAAATGGGGCGCCCCCACCGTCACCCATGACGGCGTTTCCGTCGCCAAAGAAATCGAGCTGGAAGAACCCTATCAGAACATGGGCGCCCAGCTGCTGAAAGAGGCCGCCACCAAGACCAACGACGTCGCCGGCGACGGCACCACCACCGCCACCGTGCTGGCCCAGGCCATCGTCACCGAGGGTCTGCGCAATGTGGCTGCCGGCGCCAACCCCATGCTGCTCAAGCGCGGGATCGAGAAAGGCTCCGCCGCCGTCTCCAAAGCCATCACCGACATGGCCATCCCCATCAGCACCTACGACCGCATCGCCGCTGTGGCCGCTATTTCGGCCCAGGATCAGGAGATCGGCCGGCTGATCGCCGATGTCATGGACAAAGTGGGCAAAGATGGCGTCATCACCGTCGAAGAAGGCAAGTCGCTCGGTTTCGAGACCGAATATGTCGAGGGTATGCAGTTCGACCGCGGCTACATCAGCCCCTATTTCATCACCAGCCCTGAGCGCATGGAAGCCGTGCTGGAGGATCCCTACATCCTCATCCACGACAAGAAGATCAGCGCCGCCCAGGACCTGGTGCCGGCGCTGGAAAAGCTGATCCAGATCGGCAAGCGCAACCTGGTCATCATCGCTGAGGACATCGACGGCGAAGCCCTGGCCACCCTGGTGCTGAACAAGCTGCGCGGCGTCTTCAACGTCCTGGCCGTCAAGGCCCCCGGCTTCGGCGACCGCCGCAAGGCCATGCTGCAAGACCTGGCCATCCTCACCGGCGGCACGGTCATCACCGAGGAATTGGGCCGCAAGCTAGATACCGTCACCATCGCCGACCTGGGCCGCGCCGACAAGGTGGTGGCCAACAAGGACGAAACCACCGTCGTGGGTGGGGCCGGTTCCGACGCCGAGATCCAGGGCCGCATCAACCAGATCCGGGTCGAGATCGACGCCAGCACCAGCGATTACGACCGCGAGAAGCTGCAAGAACGGCTGGCCAAGCTGGCCGGCGGCGTCGCCATCATCAAGGTGGGCGCCGGCACCGAGGTCGAACTGAAAGAGAAGAAGCATCGCGTCGAAGACGCCCTCAGCGCCACCCGCGCCGCGGTCGAAGAAGGCATCGTCCCTGGCGGTGGTGTGACCCTGATCCGCGCCGCCGGCGCCCTTGACGCCGTCGATGGCGACACGACCGGCGATGTCCGCACCGGCGTCCGCATCCTGCGCCGCGCCCTCGAGGAACCGATGCGCTGGATCGTCCAGAACGCCGGTTACGATGGCGCTGTCGTCGTCGAAGAAGTGCGCCGCCGCAACGGCGCCAATGAGATGACCGTCGGCTTCGATGTCATGGCCGAGTCCTATGTCAATATGGTGGAAGTCGGCATCATCGACCCGGCCAAGGTCACCCGCAGCGCCGTCGAGAACGCGGCCAGCATCGCCGCCATGATCCTGACCACCGAAGCCCTGGTCACCGACATCCCCGAAAAAGAGAAGCCGATGCCCGGTGGCCCTCCCGGCGGCGGCATGGGCGGGATGGATTTCTAA